One region of Bacillus zhangzhouensis genomic DNA includes:
- the ytvI gene encoding sporulation integral membrane protein YtvI, protein MNHTYLAIFLRSLMMISIATFVVVFLYQSFPFLYPFWIALIVSCLIHPAVCKIEEITGIPRGFVVVIVLLLFLVAAAGLMTLLVAEIISGSAYLAKVLPRHLDQMIGIVEQFFTDKILPLYHDVTAQFNTLQAGQKESILGQIQALGDEAAAKIGTFLSKTLELIPAFLGLLPDAAATLLFSALATFFITKDWFMLKTYGSRIFPAKWMQHTRAILSEIKKAITGFMKAQLLLVAMTIGIVLIGLIILKVEHALVIALCIGLVDLLPYIGSGTVFLPWIIYSAMTGNLSLAIGLGILYIVILIQRQISEPKVLSKSIGLNPLATLVALFVGLKWFGFLGLVIGPASLVVWQAFRNAGVFRDIYQYIRYGAQK, encoded by the coding sequence GTGAATCACACCTATCTGGCCATTTTTCTGAGAAGTTTGATGATGATCAGCATTGCTACTTTTGTAGTAGTCTTTTTATATCAGTCTTTTCCGTTTTTATATCCTTTTTGGATCGCCCTTATTGTGTCTTGTTTGATACACCCTGCCGTATGCAAAATCGAAGAAATTACCGGGATTCCAAGAGGATTTGTTGTGGTCATTGTGCTATTGCTGTTTTTAGTCGCAGCCGCCGGCTTAATGACGCTTTTAGTAGCCGAAATCATTTCAGGTAGTGCTTATTTGGCAAAAGTGCTGCCTCGCCATCTTGATCAAATGATTGGTATTGTCGAGCAATTTTTCACAGATAAAATTTTGCCTTTATATCATGATGTAACGGCCCAATTTAATACACTTCAAGCAGGTCAAAAGGAATCAATTTTGGGACAAATTCAAGCACTCGGTGATGAAGCCGCCGCAAAAATCGGGACTTTTCTTTCGAAAACACTCGAACTTATTCCGGCTTTTTTAGGTCTTTTGCCTGATGCAGCAGCCACTCTGTTATTTTCTGCTCTGGCAACTTTTTTTATCACGAAAGATTGGTTTATGTTAAAAACATATGGCTCGCGTATCTTTCCCGCAAAATGGATGCAGCATACACGCGCTATTTTATCTGAAATCAAAAAAGCCATTACCGGCTTTATGAAAGCCCAACTTCTGCTTGTGGCCATGACAATTGGCATTGTATTGATTGGACTGATCATTTTAAAAGTCGAGCATGCCCTTGTGATCGCTTTATGTATTGGGCTCGTCGATTTACTTCCATATATCGGGAGCGGCACTGTTTTTCTACCGTGGATCATTTATTCTGCTATGACAGGAAACCTTTCACTCGCCATTGGACTGGGCATTTTGTATATTGTCATCCTCATTCAAAGACAAATATCAGAGCCAAAAGTCTTAAGCAAATCCATCGGACTTAATCCTTTAGCAACGCTTGTGGCGCTTTTTGTCGGGTTAAAATGGTTTGGTTTTCTTGGACTTGTGATTGGCCCTGCTTCCCTTGTCGTGTGGCAGGCGTTTCGTAATGCAGGAGTTTTCAGAGATATTTATCAATACATTCGGTATGGCGCGCAAAAGTAA
- the pyk gene encoding pyruvate kinase — protein MRKTKIVCTIGPASESIEKLTELIEAGMNVARLNFSHGDFEEHGARIENIRKAGKTLGKDIAILLDTKGPEIRTRTVENGSIELVAGTDLIVSMEDIVGNTEKISVTYEDLIHDVEVGSTILLDDGLIALKVKEINMDRKEIVTKVMNTGTLKNKKGVNIPGVSVNLPGITEKDANDILFGIEQGVDFIAASFVRRASDVLEIRELLEKNHATDIQIIPKIENQEGVDNIDEILEVSDGLMVARGDLGVEIPAEEVPLVQKMLIKKCNRLGKPVITATQMLDSMQRNPRPTRAEASDVANAIFDGTDAIMLSGETAAGTYPVEAVQTMHNIASRSEDALNYKAILSRRSEEVEVSITDAIGQSVAHTAMKLDVAAIVTPTESGHTARMISKYRPKAPIVAVTANESVARKLSLVFGVFAKSGSKTTSTDEMLENAVEKSIETGYVRHGDLIVITAGVPVGETGTTNLMKVYVVGDIIAKGQGIGRKSAFGPVVIAQSGKEAEEKMYDGAILVANCTDRDMMGALEKASALITEEGGLTSHAAVVGLSLGIPVIVGLDSATTLLKEGEEITVDSVRGAIYKGRASVL, from the coding sequence ATGAGAAAGACAAAAATCGTTTGTACAATCGGTCCTGCAAGTGAAAGCATTGAAAAGCTGACTGAATTGATTGAAGCAGGAATGAATGTAGCCAGGCTGAACTTCTCCCATGGAGATTTTGAAGAGCATGGTGCACGCATTGAAAACATACGTAAAGCAGGTAAAACATTAGGCAAGGACATTGCGATCCTTCTAGATACAAAAGGTCCAGAGATCCGTACACGTACAGTTGAAAACGGCTCAATTGAGCTAGTCGCTGGTACTGATCTTATCGTGAGTATGGAAGACATTGTTGGAAATACGGAAAAAATTAGTGTGACGTACGAAGATTTAATTCATGATGTAGAAGTAGGCTCAACGATTCTATTAGATGATGGTCTGATTGCTTTAAAAGTAAAAGAAATAAACATGGACCGCAAAGAAATTGTCACTAAAGTCATGAATACAGGTACGCTCAAAAACAAAAAAGGCGTCAACATACCTGGCGTCAGTGTGAACCTGCCAGGTATTACAGAAAAGGATGCCAATGATATTCTGTTTGGAATTGAACAAGGCGTCGATTTCATCGCAGCTTCTTTTGTGAGACGAGCTTCTGATGTGCTTGAAATTCGTGAGCTTCTTGAAAAGAACCATGCGACTGATATTCAAATCATTCCTAAGATTGAAAACCAAGAGGGTGTTGATAACATCGACGAGATCCTTGAGGTATCTGACGGTTTAATGGTTGCGCGTGGAGATTTAGGTGTAGAGATTCCGGCAGAAGAAGTACCGCTTGTTCAAAAAATGCTCATTAAAAAATGCAATCGTTTAGGCAAGCCTGTCATCACAGCGACTCAAATGCTGGACAGCATGCAGCGTAACCCTCGTCCAACCCGCGCGGAAGCAAGTGACGTGGCAAATGCTATTTTTGACGGCACAGATGCGATTATGCTTTCTGGTGAAACTGCAGCAGGAACATATCCAGTGGAAGCTGTACAAACGATGCATAATATTGCATCACGTTCAGAAGATGCACTAAACTATAAAGCAATTCTTTCTCGCAGAAGCGAAGAAGTAGAAGTCAGTATTACAGATGCGATTGGTCAATCTGTTGCACATACAGCAATGAAGCTTGATGTAGCAGCCATTGTGACACCTACGGAAAGCGGACATACGGCAAGAATGATTTCAAAATATAGACCAAAAGCACCGATCGTAGCAGTTACAGCAAACGAATCAGTGGCGAGAAAGCTCTCACTCGTTTTCGGTGTATTTGCAAAGAGCGGTTCAAAAACAACATCTACTGATGAAATGCTTGAGAATGCAGTAGAAAAGTCAATTGAAACAGGCTATGTAAGACACGGTGATTTAATCGTGATTACAGCTGGTGTGCCAGTTGGTGAAACAGGTACTACGAACTTAATGAAAGTATATGTTGTCGGTGACATTATTGCGAAAGGTCAAGGGATTGGACGTAAATCTGCATTTGGACCGGTTGTCATTGCACAAAGCGGAAAAGAAGCAGAAGAAAAAATGTACGATGGTGCGATCCTAGTTGCAAACTGCACAGATCGTGATATGATGGGAGCTTTAGAAAAAGCATCTGCCCTTATCACAGAAGAAGGCGGTTTAACAAGCCATGCAGCAGTTGTTGGACTAAGTCTTGGCATTCCAGTGATTGTTGGTCTTGACAGCGCAACGACACTATTAAAAGAAGGCGAAGAGATTACAGTAGATTCAGTACGCGGAGCGATCTACAAAGGCCGTGCAAGCGTCCTTTAA
- the fxsA gene encoding membrane protein FxsA, with protein MKKYVLLLFILFPAVEISLFLISSKIIGILPTMLLIVLTSALGAYFARKQGIEAFQKVQRDLQYGKMPGGAIVDGFCILIGGLLLLIPGFLSDLIGALLLIPVTRKGIRPLFERWLRNMSNRNRYTIIR; from the coding sequence TTGAAGAAATATGTTCTACTATTGTTCATTCTGTTTCCTGCGGTGGAAATTAGTTTATTTTTAATCTCAAGTAAAATCATTGGCATTTTGCCAACGATGTTGCTCATTGTGCTGACAAGTGCATTAGGTGCTTATTTTGCAAGAAAACAAGGAATAGAAGCCTTCCAAAAAGTGCAGCGAGATTTACAATATGGCAAGATGCCAGGGGGAGCGATTGTTGATGGTTTTTGTATTTTGATTGGCGGTCTGCTGCTGCTCATTCCAGGCTTCTTATCGGATCTCATTGGGGCTTTGCTGCTCATTCCGGTGACGAGAAAGGGAATCAGGCCGCTCTTTGAACGCTGGCTTAGAAACATGTCTAATCGCAATCGCTATACAATCATTCGCTAA
- the accA gene encoding acetyl-CoA carboxylase carboxyl transferase subunit alpha: MAGELEFEKPVIELREKIDELKKFTQNSEMDLSAEIERLETRLSKLEADIYTNLKPWDRVQIARHAMRPTTLDYIQELFDNFFECHGDRFYGDDEAIVGGIATFKGLPVTVIGHQRGKDTKENLRRNFGMPHPEGYRKALRLMKQADKFNRPIICFIDTKGAYPGKAAEERGQSEAIAKNLFEMAGLRVPVVCIVIGEGGSGGALGLGVGNHLFMLENSTYSVISPEGAAALLWKDSSLAKKAAETMKITAPDLKELDIIDDVIKEVQGGAHRDVKQQAAYMEKTLKQSLTSLLKLTPEELVEQRYQKYKAIGKVSIENQSIGVN; encoded by the coding sequence GTGGCTGGAGAACTAGAATTTGAAAAACCTGTCATTGAACTTCGAGAGAAAATTGATGAACTGAAAAAGTTCACTCAAAACTCAGAAATGGATTTAAGTGCGGAAATAGAGCGCCTTGAAACACGTCTGAGCAAACTTGAAGCGGACATTTATACAAATTTAAAGCCGTGGGACAGAGTGCAGATTGCCCGTCATGCGATGCGCCCAACAACTCTCGATTACATTCAAGAGCTGTTTGACAACTTTTTCGAATGTCACGGTGACCGTTTTTATGGTGATGATGAAGCGATCGTTGGAGGAATTGCCACGTTTAAAGGGCTTCCTGTCACTGTTATTGGCCATCAGCGCGGTAAAGATACAAAAGAAAACTTGCGCCGTAATTTCGGAATGCCTCATCCAGAAGGCTACCGTAAAGCACTGCGCTTGATGAAACAAGCAGATAAATTTAATCGCCCGATCATTTGCTTTATTGATACAAAAGGAGCTTATCCTGGTAAAGCAGCTGAAGAGCGCGGACAAAGTGAAGCAATTGCGAAAAACCTATTCGAAATGGCAGGACTTCGTGTACCAGTTGTCTGTATTGTCATTGGAGAAGGCGGAAGCGGCGGCGCACTAGGCTTAGGTGTAGGGAACCACCTATTCATGCTTGAAAACTCAACGTATTCAGTGATTTCACCTGAAGGTGCAGCTGCACTGCTCTGGAAGGACTCATCACTTGCAAAAAAAGCTGCAGAAACAATGAAAATTACCGCTCCAGACCTAAAAGAATTAGATATTATAGATGATGTTATTAAAGAAGTGCAAGGTGGAGCACATCGAGACGTGAAACAACAAGCAGCTTACATGGAAAAAACATTAAAACAATCACTTACATCTTTGCTCAAACTAACGCCTGAAGAACTAGTCGAACAAAGATATCAAAAATACAAAGCAATCGGGAAAGTATCGATTGAAAATCAATCTATTGGGGTAAACTAA
- the pfkA gene encoding 6-phosphofructokinase translates to MKRIGVLTSGGDSPGMNAAVRAVVRKAIYHNVEVYGIYNGYSGLINGKIEKLEIGSVGDIIHRGGTKLYTARCPEFKTVEGREKGIENLKKFGIEGLVVIGGDGSFMGAKKLTELGFPCVGVPGTIDNDIPGTDFTIGFDTALNTVIDAIDKIRDTATSHERTYVVEVMGRHAGDIALWSGLAGGAESILIPEADYDMDEIIARLRRGHERGKKHSIIIVAEGVGSGVEFGKRIEEETSLETRVSVLGHIQRGGSPSAFDRVLASRLGAYAVELLLEGKGGRCVGIQSNELVHHDILEILDKKHTVDKNMYRLSQELSI, encoded by the coding sequence ATGAAGCGTATAGGAGTTTTAACAAGCGGTGGGGATTCCCCAGGAATGAATGCAGCTGTGCGCGCAGTTGTAAGGAAAGCGATTTATCATAATGTTGAAGTTTACGGTATTTATAATGGATACTCAGGTTTAATTAACGGTAAAATTGAGAAACTTGAAATAGGTTCAGTAGGCGATATCATTCATCGTGGAGGAACAAAACTTTACACGGCAAGATGTCCTGAATTCAAGACAGTTGAAGGTCGTGAAAAAGGAATTGAAAACTTAAAAAAATTCGGTATTGAAGGACTTGTTGTCATTGGTGGAGACGGGTCATTTATGGGAGCGAAGAAATTAACGGAGCTCGGTTTTCCATGTGTAGGTGTTCCTGGCACGATTGACAACGATATTCCAGGTACTGATTTCACTATTGGCTTTGATACAGCACTGAATACAGTTATTGATGCCATTGATAAAATTCGTGATACAGCCACATCTCATGAACGTACATACGTAGTGGAAGTAATGGGAAGACATGCTGGTGATATTGCCCTTTGGTCAGGTCTTGCAGGCGGAGCCGAATCTATTTTGATTCCTGAAGCAGACTATGACATGGACGAAATTATTGCTAGGTTAAGAAGAGGGCACGAGCGCGGCAAGAAGCATAGTATCATCATCGTTGCAGAAGGCGTAGGCAGCGGTGTTGAATTTGGTAAGCGGATTGAAGAGGAGACAAGCCTTGAAACACGTGTATCTGTCTTAGGGCATATTCAGCGCGGAGGTTCTCCGAGTGCATTTGACCGTGTACTGGCAAGCCGTTTAGGAGCTTATGCAGTCGAACTTCTTCTTGAAGGAAAAGGTGGACGCTGTGTAGGCATTCAAAGCAATGAACTCGTCCATCACGATATTTTAGAAATCTTAGATAAAAAACATACAGTCGATAAAAATATGTACCGACTTTCACAAGAGCTCTCTATATAA